In Shouchella patagoniensis, the following are encoded in one genomic region:
- a CDS encoding cob(I)yrinic acid a,c-diamide adenosyltransferase, with protein sequence MKIYTKGGDKGRTSLIGTRVDKTDARIEAIGAIDELNSSVGMAIAYVKKEGLIDLQKELLIISNQLFDVGADLANTTVEMKAKINVEHTKMLEKRIDHYTETIDPLRQFILPGGSESACALHRCRTDARRAERKMSMLDVFSSPLGPYINRLSDYFFTVARLANAQLGVKDVLYEGSLKIISE encoded by the coding sequence ATGAAAATTTATACTAAAGGTGGAGACAAAGGACGTACAAGCCTAATCGGTACGCGGGTTGATAAAACGGATGCTAGAATTGAAGCAATAGGTGCAATAGATGAGTTAAATAGTTCTGTAGGTATGGCAATTGCATACGTAAAAAAAGAAGGTCTTATCGATTTACAGAAGGAACTACTTATTATCTCTAATCAGCTTTTTGATGTAGGCGCTGATCTGGCGAATACAACAGTTGAAATGAAGGCAAAGATTAACGTAGAACATACAAAAATGCTAGAGAAGCGAATTGATCATTATACGGAAACAATAGATCCCTTACGTCAATTTATTTTGCCTGGGGGAAGTGAATCAGCATGTGCTTTACACCGCTGCCGCACTGATGCGCGAAGAGCGGAGCGTAAAATGAGTATGCTGGATGTTTTTTCCAGTCCTCTAGGACCGTATATCAATCGATTGTCAGATTATTTTTTTACTGTGGCTCGTTTGGCGAATGCTCAATTAGGCGTGAAAGATGTATTGTATGAAGGAAGCTTAAAGATAATTAGTGAATAA
- a CDS encoding ABC transporter ATP-binding protein → MIDAEGLIVKRGHRIVLNDLCFQVEKGQVLGILGANGSGKTTLLQAISGALTIGAGTIHIGGEKLTRLSYKQRARRVAVLSQESSVSFHSTVEEAVMLGRYAYWSGLFSRESLEDKQIVKEVMEETNISHLAKRSLMALSGGEKQRVWLARALAQQPDCLLLDEPTNHLDLAHQVALMDHVKKLVQLNKLTVVCILHDVNITSLYCDTVMMLKGGKIQNYGPTQEVMNSVQLERLYGTPFTSWREPATGFKQFSIRPTIT, encoded by the coding sequence ATGATTGATGCAGAAGGTTTGATTGTTAAGCGGGGACATAGAATTGTCCTTAACGACCTCTGTTTTCAAGTGGAAAAAGGTCAAGTCTTAGGAATCTTAGGGGCGAATGGAAGTGGAAAAACAACTTTATTGCAAGCGATTTCCGGTGCTTTAACAATTGGAGCGGGTACGATTCATATAGGCGGAGAGAAGTTAACGAGACTATCTTATAAACAACGGGCTCGCAGAGTGGCTGTACTTTCTCAGGAGAGCAGTGTTTCATTTCATTCTACTGTTGAAGAGGCAGTTATGCTTGGGAGATATGCGTATTGGAGTGGACTTTTTTCAAGAGAGAGTCTAGAAGACAAACAAATCGTTAAAGAAGTGATGGAAGAAACGAATATTTCCCACTTAGCAAAACGTTCATTAATGGCACTAAGTGGTGGTGAAAAACAACGTGTTTGGCTTGCGCGGGCCTTAGCACAACAACCAGATTGTTTATTACTTGATGAACCAACAAATCATTTGGATTTAGCTCATCAAGTTGCATTAATGGATCATGTGAAAAAACTCGTTCAACTAAATAAGCTGACGGTTGTATGTATCCTTCATGATGTAAATATAACGAGTCTTTATTGTGATACAGTTATGATGTTAAAGGGTGGGAAGATCCAAAATTACGGACCTACACAGGAAGTGATGAATTCTGTGCAATTAGAGAGACTGTATGGAACTCCTTTTACTAGTTGGCGTGAACCGGCTACGGGATTTAAACAATTCTCTATTAGACCAACGATTACATAA
- a CDS encoding iron ABC transporter permease, translating into MRLTKNFNQVPTYVAYLLSCLSVLIIVVLAIRFGSVNIPVSTIFYAIVQEGLGIPMGGDISPAHVQIVLNVRLPRVLLTLFVGASLAIAGAAFQGLLRNPLADPFTLGVSSGSALGAVAVLFFQISFIGLWTLPLVSMVSGFLTLLAVIFFTRLIQRTLSNETVILTGIIMSAFLGAWLSLFVALSQEELRHVINWLMGSVGMRGWPYVGLIIPFFISGFVLLLLCRRELNAFMYGEETAQYLGVSVQKKKYMILGAATILTGSAVAVSGTIGFVGLVVPHMVRTVWGPNHGSLLPLSAIVGAGFLVLMDLVARTVAAPIELPIGVVTALIGSPIFAWMLYRQSAINKRGND; encoded by the coding sequence GTGCGATTGACAAAGAATTTTAATCAAGTTCCAACTTATGTGGCATATCTTTTATCTTGTTTAAGTGTTTTAATTATTGTCGTTTTGGCAATCCGTTTTGGGAGTGTTAATATTCCTGTAAGTACAATTTTTTATGCGATTGTCCAAGAAGGTTTAGGTATACCTATGGGCGGAGACATATCGCCTGCTCATGTCCAAATTGTATTAAATGTTCGACTTCCAAGGGTGTTGCTTACGCTTTTTGTTGGAGCATCACTAGCTATAGCAGGAGCGGCTTTTCAAGGCCTGCTTAGAAATCCATTAGCAGATCCATTTACACTTGGCGTGTCTTCTGGTTCTGCGTTAGGCGCGGTAGCTGTGTTGTTTTTTCAGATTTCATTTATTGGTTTATGGACTTTACCGCTTGTTTCAATGGTTAGTGGTTTTTTAACACTATTAGCTGTTATTTTCTTTACACGTTTGATTCAGCGAACACTTTCAAATGAAACAGTGATCTTAACTGGAATTATCATGAGTGCTTTTTTAGGGGCATGGCTATCTCTCTTCGTCGCTCTTTCCCAAGAAGAGTTGCGTCATGTGATTAATTGGCTTATGGGTAGTGTGGGGATGAGAGGTTGGCCCTATGTTGGTTTAATTATTCCTTTTTTTATTAGCGGGTTTGTCTTGCTTTTATTATGTAGACGTGAATTAAACGCGTTTATGTATGGAGAAGAGACTGCTCAATATCTTGGAGTGTCTGTTCAAAAAAAGAAATATATGATTTTAGGAGCAGCAACAATATTAACTGGTAGTGCGGTAGCCGTTTCTGGGACTATCGGGTTTGTTGGTTTGGTGGTTCCTCATATGGTACGAACGGTTTGGGGGCCCAATCACGGCTCGCTGTTGCCGTTATCTGCCATTGTTGGAGCTGGGTTTTTAGTTCTTATGGACTTAGTGGCAAGAACGGTAGCTGCTCCGATTGAATTGCCAATTGGTGTTGTGACTGCGCTTATTGGATCTCCCATTTTTGCATGGATGTTGTATCGTCAAAGCGCAATCAATAAAAGGGGAAATGATTGA
- a CDS encoding ATP-binding protein → MLWQSVVGKLWLTILLLVTVVLTVLMVMQLRFTEGSNLEDAESRLNSYANMAISTYESHNEPEGTFDHLQTISDEFGINIMIIEEGELSWSATGQLTGEVEPAQLLSLLQDERQVDPVQRYPLEGNSEEQMDFIIVGERLNNDPNSGIFLYQPLSAVEEASAETRRLTYLSAGIALVLTTVFAFFLSTRITAPLRKMRQAALEVAQGKFHTKVPILTQDEIGQLAIAFNRMRRELNRNISELNQEKEQLSRILVSMADGVLTLNRKGNILLTNPQAKRFLDMLFYEEGKEHDTELAKLPPSLQPLFERVVQTEKEELKEQTVQGRSMAVLMAPLYEENHIRGAVAVVRDVTEERRHDKLRKDFIANVSHELRTPISMLQGYSEAMVDGVMSSEDERKEVAQIIYDESLRMGRLVNELLDLARMEAGYVDLQIEEIDLDSYLERIVRKFTSYAKEDGLKIDLEQQNQGENAYFDADRIEQVLTNLISNAIRHTEPGGHVRVCHTVENGHDTFTVVDTGSGIPEEDLPYVFERFYKADKARTRQRGGTGLGLAIAKNIIDAHSGIMSVQSKVEEGTTFRFSLPRKK, encoded by the coding sequence ATGTTATGGCAAAGTGTAGTTGGTAAATTATGGTTGACGATTTTGCTTCTTGTAACAGTTGTACTGACCGTATTAATGGTTATGCAGTTAAGGTTTACCGAAGGCTCTAATTTGGAAGATGCTGAATCGCGTTTAAATAGTTATGCAAACATGGCGATCTCGACCTATGAGAGTCATAATGAACCAGAAGGTACATTTGATCATTTGCAAACGATAAGTGATGAATTTGGCATAAACATTATGATTATTGAAGAGGGTGAACTAAGCTGGAGTGCTACAGGACAATTGACTGGAGAAGTAGAGCCGGCACAATTGTTGTCCTTGTTGCAAGATGAAAGACAAGTTGATCCAGTTCAACGGTACCCATTAGAAGGTAATTCAGAAGAACAAATGGATTTTATTATTGTTGGTGAACGTTTAAATAACGACCCAAACAGTGGCATTTTCTTATATCAACCTTTGTCTGCAGTTGAAGAAGCATCAGCAGAAACGAGGCGTTTGACTTATTTGTCTGCTGGAATTGCGTTAGTATTAACGACAGTGTTTGCTTTTTTCTTATCGACGAGAATTACAGCTCCACTTAGAAAAATGAGACAAGCTGCATTGGAAGTTGCTCAAGGAAAGTTTCATACAAAAGTTCCGATATTAACGCAGGATGAGATTGGACAGCTAGCGATTGCGTTTAATCGTATGAGGAGAGAACTTAACAGGAATATTTCCGAGTTGAATCAGGAGAAAGAACAACTTTCACGAATATTAGTCAGTATGGCAGATGGGGTGCTGACACTGAATCGCAAAGGAAACATTTTGTTAACAAATCCGCAGGCAAAGCGTTTTCTTGATATGCTCTTTTATGAAGAAGGCAAAGAGCACGATACGGAATTAGCAAAGCTACCACCATCATTGCAACCATTGTTTGAACGTGTTGTACAAACGGAAAAAGAAGAGTTAAAAGAACAAACGGTGCAAGGTAGAAGCATGGCCGTTTTAATGGCTCCACTCTATGAGGAGAATCATATACGCGGTGCCGTGGCTGTTGTTCGTGATGTAACAGAGGAGCGACGCCATGACAAACTGCGTAAAGACTTTATTGCAAATGTATCCCATGAATTGAGAACACCAATATCGATGCTTCAAGGATATAGTGAAGCGATGGTTGATGGCGTTATGTCAAGCGAAGATGAACGCAAAGAGGTTGCACAAATTATTTATGATGAATCGTTACGAATGGGTAGACTCGTAAATGAGCTGTTGGATTTAGCTCGAATGGAAGCGGGCTACGTTGACCTTCAGATTGAGGAAATTGATCTGGATTCGTATTTAGAACGAATTGTACGCAAGTTTACAAGTTATGCCAAAGAAGATGGTTTGAAAATCGACCTCGAACAACAAAATCAAGGAGAAAATGCTTATTTTGATGCGGATCGGATTGAACAAGTATTAACAAACTTGATCTCAAATGCGATTAGACACACAGAGCCTGGAGGGCATGTTCGAGTTTGTCATACGGTTGAAAATGGTCATGATACTTTTACTGTAGTTGATACAGGAAGTGGGATTCCAGAGGAAGACTTACCTTATGTGTTTGAACGATTTTATAAAGCAGATAAAGCTCGCACACGTCAACGTGGAGGCACGGGGCTTGGATTAGCAATTGCGAAAAACATTATTGATGCTCATTCTGGCATAATGAGTGTTCAAAGTAAGGTTGAAGAAGGTACAACATTCCGATTTAGTTTGCCGCGAAAGAAATAA
- a CDS encoding response regulator transcription factor, whose amino-acid sequence MDYQPKLLVVDDEDRIRRLLKMYLEREDYIIEEASDGSSALELALTEEYDLILLDVMMPGMDGIEMCQELRKTKATPVMMLTAKGEEANRVQGFEVGADDYIVKPFSPREVVLRVKALLRRASATKFLQTDTQTKDVLVFGPLTIDNDAHRVSVDNEEIGLTPKEYELLFYLAQSPDKVFSREQLLKDVWNYEFFGDLRTVDTHIKRLREKLNRVSPEVSAIISTVWGVGYKFEATRG is encoded by the coding sequence ATGGATTATCAACCAAAGCTTTTAGTTGTAGATGATGAAGATCGTATTCGTCGTCTATTAAAAATGTATTTAGAGCGGGAAGATTATATCATTGAAGAGGCAAGTGATGGTTCAAGTGCGCTTGAACTTGCCTTAACAGAAGAATATGATTTGATTTTATTAGATGTAATGATGCCAGGTATGGATGGTATTGAAATGTGTCAAGAGTTACGTAAAACAAAAGCTACGCCTGTTATGATGTTGACTGCGAAAGGTGAAGAAGCGAACCGTGTTCAAGGTTTTGAAGTAGGGGCAGATGATTATATTGTGAAACCATTTAGTCCAAGAGAAGTTGTGTTACGTGTAAAAGCGTTATTGCGGAGAGCTTCTGCTACGAAGTTTTTGCAGACGGATACTCAAACAAAAGATGTGCTCGTTTTTGGTCCTCTAACGATTGATAATGATGCTCATCGCGTTAGTGTCGATAATGAAGAAATTGGTTTAACGCCAAAGGAATATGAATTGCTTTTTTATTTAGCTCAATCACCGGATAAAGTGTTCTCGCGAGAACAATTATTAAAAGACGTCTGGAATTATGAGTTTTTTGGAGATTTACGTACTGTTGATACACATATAAAACGATTGCGTGAGAAATTAAATCGTGTCTCCCCAGAAGTTTCAGCGATCATATCCACTGTTTGGGGTGTTGGCTATAAATTTGAGGCGACACGTGGCTAA
- the ccsB gene encoding c-type cytochrome biogenesis protein CcsB, which yields MANLSLNLLLLAFFAYLTATIFFVFSLSKQRKESAQAVQTKSSKWGIGFVLFGLGLSLGYFFARWSAAGHAPVSNMFEYMTTLGIAMALAFAIIYFIYPTRADVIGLFTMPTVMLLIVYASTFSTAIAPLVPSLQMPLMLKLHIITTAIGQGLLAIGFAAGLAYLIRTIDLTQKSWKPRVLEVIMYGLLCVVAHVTLSHGFSAAGYEIEFDFVNENGEQSEVPMTYNLPPIIGPNEWVNLTEGAMDPIVSVPGNIEAGDFNTLIWSFAFGLILYGLLRLLLRKRLSLFIQPLVKGSTPLILDEFSYRAIAIGFPVFALGGLIFAMIWAQIAWSRFWGWDPKEVWALITFLFYAAYLHLRLNKGWHGEKSAWLCVIGFAIIMFNLVFVNLVIAGLHSYAS from the coding sequence ATGGCCAATCTAAGTTTAAATTTATTGCTTTTAGCTTTTTTTGCGTATTTAACCGCGACAATCTTTTTTGTATTTTCATTATCGAAACAGCGAAAAGAATCGGCTCAAGCTGTCCAAACTAAATCAAGTAAATGGGGCATTGGTTTTGTGCTATTTGGTTTGGGACTTTCGCTTGGCTATTTCTTTGCACGATGGTCGGCTGCTGGACATGCACCAGTCAGCAATATGTTTGAATACATGACTACACTTGGCATTGCAATGGCTCTCGCATTTGCGATTATCTATTTTATTTATCCAACTCGTGCCGATGTGATCGGATTGTTTACAATGCCTACGGTTATGCTATTAATAGTTTACGCTTCAACATTCTCAACGGCAATTGCGCCTCTCGTTCCGTCGCTGCAAATGCCGTTAATGTTAAAGCTTCATATTATTACAACAGCAATTGGTCAAGGGTTGCTTGCAATTGGTTTTGCGGCTGGATTAGCTTACTTAATTCGTACGATTGATTTAACACAAAAGAGTTGGAAGCCAAGGGTCCTAGAAGTCATTATGTATGGACTTCTTTGTGTTGTTGCTCATGTAACTTTATCCCATGGTTTTTCAGCAGCTGGATACGAAATTGAGTTTGATTTTGTCAACGAAAACGGCGAACAGTCTGAAGTGCCAATGACTTATAATTTACCTCCAATAATTGGACCGAACGAGTGGGTGAACCTAACTGAGGGGGCAATGGACCCAATTGTATCGGTGCCGGGGAATATTGAAGCCGGAGATTTTAACACACTTATTTGGTCATTCGCGTTTGGTCTCATTTTGTATGGTTTGTTAAGATTACTCTTACGTAAGCGACTCTCTTTATTTATTCAACCACTTGTGAAAGGTTCAACTCCTCTTATACTGGATGAATTTAGTTATCGTGCAATTGCAATTGGTTTCCCGGTATTTGCTTTGGGAGGATTGATTTTTGCAATGATTTGGGCGCAAATCGCCTGGTCTAGATTTTGGGGATGGGACCCTAAAGAAGTATGGGCATTAATTACATTTTTATTTTACGCAGCTTACCTCCATTTACGTTTAAATAAAGGGTGGCATGGCGAAAAATCAGCGTGGCTCTGTGTTATTGGGTTTGCTATTATTATGTTTAATCTTGTTTTTGTAAACTTGGTAATTGCGGGTCTTCACTCTTACGCTTCTTAG
- the resB gene encoding cytochrome c biogenesis protein ResB — protein sequence MNNETIICECGHVNKVGTEMCAACGKPLTDKAQQEGVNMRYEGAAIRSKKRKVTLLDRIWGFFSSVKVGIWIIVLLLLASALGTIFPQDNLRPGLEEPAAFYEREYGAPGLAYYNLGLHELYSSWWYITLIIALGVSIIVASFDRGIPLYKALKAQRVTRHKHFMTRQRLYSKSTIAHPDDELTKVAEALKQKRYKVRVENGNILAEKNRFARWGPYVNHVGLILFLIGCLARYIPGMYVDTSMWIREGERAPIPETDSEYFVENRGFSISLYDEEDERFQEAFESGQSVVPEAFETDAVLYKREGLIGDGDLEMIEEKLIRVNDPLTFDSLSLYQTDYRLNELNQMTFTLENKETNETFGEMTINLIDPEKHYDLGDGYSVVLENYYPNFYMNSNNEPSTLNQIPDNPYFIFNMITPETPEGETSFVGIQQNLEPLGDNDYKMTFVDVDLVNVSILTVRKDLTLPLLIAGGTIFIIGLVQGSYWAHRRVWLQKSGEDVLIAAHTNRNWMSFQREVEQSVKDTALTPPKDQEEETDQDTKGA from the coding sequence ATGAATAATGAAACCATTATATGTGAGTGTGGTCACGTTAATAAAGTAGGGACCGAAATGTGTGCCGCGTGTGGTAAACCTTTAACCGATAAAGCGCAACAAGAAGGCGTGAACATGCGTTATGAAGGAGCTGCAATCCGCTCTAAAAAGCGGAAAGTGACACTGTTAGATCGAATTTGGGGATTTTTCTCTTCTGTAAAAGTAGGTATTTGGATTATAGTCTTATTATTACTTGCTTCTGCTCTAGGAACCATTTTTCCTCAAGATAATTTGCGACCAGGTCTTGAAGAACCGGCAGCTTTTTATGAAAGAGAATATGGGGCTCCTGGTTTAGCGTATTATAACTTAGGGTTGCATGAGCTTTATAGCTCTTGGTGGTACATAACGTTAATTATTGCTCTTGGTGTATCCATTATTGTTGCTAGTTTTGATCGAGGGATTCCTCTCTATAAAGCATTAAAAGCACAGCGAGTTACGCGCCATAAGCATTTTATGACAAGACAACGACTATATTCAAAATCAACAATTGCCCATCCTGATGATGAGTTGACAAAAGTAGCTGAAGCGTTAAAACAAAAAAGGTATAAAGTCCGAGTTGAGAATGGCAATATCCTCGCAGAGAAAAATCGTTTTGCGCGCTGGGGACCTTATGTGAATCATGTTGGCTTAATTTTATTTTTAATTGGCTGTTTGGCTCGTTATATTCCTGGTATGTATGTTGATACGTCAATGTGGATTCGAGAAGGGGAACGTGCTCCAATTCCTGAAACGGATTCAGAGTACTTTGTTGAAAATCGTGGCTTTTCGATTTCGTTGTATGACGAGGAAGATGAACGGTTCCAAGAAGCTTTTGAAAGTGGTCAATCAGTTGTTCCAGAAGCGTTTGAAACGGATGCTGTTTTATATAAACGCGAAGGGTTAATTGGTGATGGGGATTTAGAGATGATTGAGGAGAAGTTGATACGTGTTAACGATCCGTTAACCTTTGATTCATTATCTTTATACCAAACCGATTATCGCTTAAATGAGCTCAATCAAATGACGTTTACACTTGAGAACAAAGAAACAAATGAAACATTTGGAGAAATGACAATTAATTTAATTGATCCTGAAAAGCATTACGATTTAGGAGATGGCTATTCGGTTGTGCTAGAAAATTATTATCCAAATTTCTATATGAATTCAAATAATGAACCATCTACTCTAAACCAAATACCCGATAATCCATATTTTATTTTTAATATGATTACACCAGAAACGCCTGAAGGAGAAACCAGTTTTGTTGGTATCCAGCAAAACTTAGAACCTTTAGGGGATAACGATTATAAAATGACATTTGTTGATGTTGATTTAGTAAATGTAAGTATATTAACAGTGCGTAAAGATCTTACTTTGCCATTGTTAATTGCTGGAGGAACCATTTTTATTATTGGACTGGTACAAGGATCATACTGGGCTCATCGACGTGTGTGGCTACAGAAAAGTGGAGAAGATGTGCTGATCGCAGCGCATACAAATCGAAATTGGATGTCTTTTCAGCGTGAAGTCGAACAAAGTGTAAAAGATACAGCACTCACACCTCCAAAGGATCAAGAAGAAGAGACTGATCAAGATACGAAGGGTGCATAA
- the resA gene encoding thiol-disulfide oxidoreductase ResA, with the protein MSKKKRSWIRFAILMVIAVAVVYTFIANAQSDNGLVRKGDMAKNFAVTNLVNDRFVLAEQEGKGVFINFWGTFCEPCEREMPHIESAYSDYEDQVEMIAINVDEAPLTVQSFVDRHDLSFPIAIDKRRELTRAYGVGPLPATILVDEHGQVQRYHEGEMTEAQIHEFFQSIVPDT; encoded by the coding sequence TTGAGTAAAAAGAAAAGAAGCTGGATTCGTTTTGCCATTTTAATGGTTATAGCGGTTGCGGTTGTTTACACATTTATAGCAAATGCCCAATCTGATAATGGGTTAGTTCGGAAAGGTGACATGGCCAAAAACTTCGCTGTAACAAACTTGGTAAATGATCGCTTTGTTCTTGCTGAACAAGAAGGTAAAGGCGTATTTATTAATTTTTGGGGAACTTTTTGTGAGCCTTGCGAACGGGAAATGCCTCACATTGAAAGCGCATATTCCGATTATGAAGATCAAGTCGAGATGATCGCAATTAATGTAGATGAAGCTCCATTAACGGTTCAGTCTTTTGTTGACCGACATGATTTATCATTTCCAATTGCTATTGATAAGCGCCGAGAACTTACTCGGGCGTATGGAGTGGGTCCATTGCCTGCAACGATCTTAGTGGACGAGCATGGACAAGTACAGCGTTATCATGAAGGCGAAATGACAGAAGCACAGATCCATGAGTTTTTCCAAAGCATCGTGCCTGACACGTAA
- a CDS encoding pseudouridine synthase: protein MERLQKVIAQAGVASRRKAEEFITAGRVKVNGKKVTELGVKVNPERDLVEVDGVPLDKEEPVYYLLYKPTGVISTSNDDKGRRTVTELIGSEQRVYPIGRLDYETSGLLLITNDGDFANLLMHPRHKIEKEYVAKVEGIPDRRELKRVEEGIMLEDGKTAPAKAKILSVDKKKQTAIVRLIMHEGRNRQVRRMFEALGHPVKKLKRERYSFLTLGNLQPSEFRPLKPIEVKQLKELAVTKPS from the coding sequence ATGGAAAGATTGCAGAAAGTTATTGCCCAAGCTGGGGTTGCATCAAGAAGAAAAGCAGAAGAATTTATAACAGCGGGTAGAGTGAAAGTGAATGGAAAGAAGGTTACTGAATTAGGAGTTAAAGTGAACCCAGAAAGGGATCTTGTCGAAGTAGACGGTGTCCCATTAGATAAAGAAGAGCCAGTTTATTATCTTCTCTATAAACCAACAGGGGTAATTTCTACATCCAATGATGACAAAGGTCGTCGGACAGTGACAGAGTTGATTGGAAGTGAACAACGAGTATACCCAATTGGCCGGCTCGATTATGAAACTTCAGGGTTGCTTTTAATAACAAACGATGGTGATTTTGCTAACTTGCTTATGCACCCCCGTCATAAGATTGAAAAAGAATATGTTGCAAAAGTAGAAGGGATACCAGATCGACGTGAACTCAAACGAGTTGAAGAAGGTATAATGCTTGAAGATGGAAAAACTGCTCCCGCTAAAGCGAAGATTTTATCCGTGGATAAGAAAAAACAAACGGCCATTGTGCGCTTAATCATGCATGAAGGAAGAAACCGTCAAGTGCGGAGAATGTTTGAAGCACTAGGCCATCCAGTGAAAAAATTAAAGCGGGAACGTTACTCATTTTTAACATTAGGAAACCTTCAACCAAGTGAGTTTCGACCATTAAAACCAATCGAAGTAAAGCAATTAAAAGAGCTTGCTGTCACGAAACCGTCATAA
- a CDS encoding spore maturation protein gives MTYLTALSVWMIPGLIGLVILVATLRRVPTYETFVSGAKEGFGMAVSIIPYLVGMLVAIYVFRASGAMEALVSGLAPLLALVGMPAEVVPLAIMRPISGTGALGLMTDLTAVHGPDSYIGRLAATLQGSTDTTFYILTVYFGAVGIKKMGDALKVGLLADLVGIVAAVIIVGIVFGTV, from the coding sequence ATGACGTATTTAACAGCACTTTCAGTCTGGATGATACCTGGATTAATTGGTCTTGTTATTTTGGTCGCCACCCTTCGCAGAGTACCGACATATGAAACGTTTGTATCCGGAGCAAAAGAAGGATTTGGTATGGCAGTCTCTATTATTCCATATTTAGTAGGAATGCTTGTAGCCATTTATGTTTTTCGAGCCTCTGGTGCGATGGAGGCGCTCGTCTCTGGACTCGCTCCACTCCTAGCTTTAGTTGGTATGCCCGCTGAAGTGGTACCTTTAGCAATTATGAGACCAATATCAGGAACTGGAGCGTTAGGGTTGATGACGGATCTGACAGCTGTGCATGGACCTGACTCTTACATTGGGAGGTTAGCAGCCACTTTGCAAGGAAGTACAGATACAACGTTTTATATTTTAACCGTGTATTTTGGAGCAGTAGGCATTAAAAAAATGGGCGATGCTTTGAAGGTTGGTTTACTAGCTGATTTGGTCGGCATTGTCGCAGCGGTAATCATTGTTGGAATTGTTTTTGGAACAGTCTAA
- a CDS encoding nucleoside recognition domain-containing protein: MINLIWASMLLIGLVFAAFNGTMAEVTEGVFNGAKEAVIICIGLISVLTFWLGLMKVAEAAGLLKALAKLVHPIARRVFPDVPKDHAAMGYILSNMTANIFGLGNAATPMGIKAMEELKRLNGGKDEASRSMVTLLALNTACLTLVPTTVISIRMSYESQAPTEIVSTTIFASGCAMLGAICIDRFFYMLRSRKERKHK; this comes from the coding sequence ATGATTAATCTTATTTGGGCGAGTATGCTTTTGATTGGTTTGGTTTTTGCGGCTTTTAATGGAACAATGGCAGAAGTGACTGAAGGTGTGTTTAACGGTGCAAAAGAAGCAGTAATTATTTGTATAGGATTAATTAGTGTCCTTACTTTTTGGCTCGGTTTAATGAAAGTAGCAGAAGCAGCTGGCTTATTAAAGGCACTGGCTAAACTTGTACATCCTATAGCAAGGAGGGTTTTTCCAGATGTGCCTAAGGACCATGCTGCGATGGGGTATATACTGTCCAACATGACGGCAAATATCTTCGGTTTAGGCAATGCAGCTACACCGATGGGTATTAAGGCAATGGAGGAGTTAAAACGATTAAATGGAGGGAAGGATGAGGCAAGTCGTTCAATGGTAACATTGTTGGCTTTGAATACAGCATGCTTAACCCTTGTACCAACAACCGTTATATCGATTCGAATGTCCTACGAATCGCAAGCCCCAACTGAAATTGTAAGCACAACAATTTTTGCTTCAGGCTGTGCCATGCTTGGTGCGATATGCATTGATCGGTTTTTTTACATGCTTCGTTCCAGGAAGGAGAGGAAGCATAAATGA